The genome window GGACCAGACGCCCGGCACGTCTGCGGCCCCCACGGCCCAGGCCCGGCCCCTGACCCAGAGCGACGTGCAGAAGTTCGTCCGTATTCGCCGGGACGTGCGGGCCGCGCTGGGCGAGAGCTTTACTGGATTGCAAACCGTCTGGGCCGAGGTTCAGGCCGGACAGACGCCCAATCTGTTGCAGGTCGTGAACGTGCTGCGGCAGGCGGGCAGCAGCATCGGCAGGGCCAGAACCGCGCAGGACGCCGCGCTGGCCCGCGAGACCATGACGCCCGCGCGCTACGCCGAGGTGCGGGCCGCCGTCAACCGCGCGCTGGGCGTGCCGAACGTCGATTTTGCCCAGGCGGCCCAGGCCCTCCAGAGCGGCCAGTTACCCAATCTGGACAGCACGGTCACGCCGGCCAGCGCCCGCGAGCGGGAACTGGTTGCGCCTTTCAAGAAGGAACTGGAAGTGACGGCGGCGGTGGGGCTGTTGGGGTTGTAGATCAGTCTTCCAGCAGGGCGGCGCTGTGCCACACCTCCACCAGCGCCGCAGTCCTGCGAAACCAGCGCAGGCTGCCTTGCAACGTCGCCTGAAGAAGGTTGGTCATCAGGCTCAGGCGGTAGTCAAGGAGACACTGCGCCAGGGAGTAGGTGGAGATACCCGCTCTCTGCAACCCCGCGTGGTAGCGCCCAACCAGCGCCGTGTCGCGCTGCAGCCGATCAGGCGCGTCCGCCGGAATCAGCATGAACATCAGGTCATGTGGCCCCAGACCGCGTTTGATCGTCGCCCAGTCGATGAGGCGGACCTCCAGACCGTCGGCCGCATGAAAAACATTGCCCATCAGGTGCAGGTCACCGTGAATCAGCGTGTGCTGGCCCAGTTCCACCCGCGTTCTGAACGCGGCGGGCCAGCGGGCGGCCACGCGCTCCAGCAGCCTCCTTTCGCGGCCCGTCAGCCCGGGCCGCTTCAGAAAGGAGGCGGTGGCCTGCCTCGCGGCCTGTGCATGGACTGCCAGAGCCGCCGCGTCCAGCACCTGCGGCATCCGCGTCACGTCCAGATCGGGGTGCCCCCACGCCGGGGCCTGCAGGGCCGGCGCGTTCCACCAGGCGGCGTGAAAGTCGGCCAGGGCGTCGACCACCTGTTCCAGCACGGCCGCAGCCGGGGGAAAGGACACCGGCTGATACGCCCCGCTCAGGTCTTCGAGCAGCAGCACGCACCGCCGGGCCGCGGCGTCGTCGCAGGCGCCCAGCAGCGCCGGCACCGGGAGTCCAGGGGTTGCGGGCAGCAGTTCGCGGTAAAAGCGTAGTTCCGGCAGACCGGCGGCGTACCACTCGGGGCCGTACACCTTGGCGATCAGGGTTTCCGGACGGCCGGGGGGCAGGGCGCCACCCAGACGAAGACGCACGATCCGGTCAGCATGCCCCTCAAAGGTTTGCACCTCGCTCACCTGCCGAACCGGAAAACCCAGCATCGCCCCCAGGGCTTCCGGCGTCAGCAGGATGCAGGGCGAGGCCATGAATGCAGGATAAATCCCCGGAGTGTTGCCCACCTCTCCCCCGCTGCGCCCGGCCTCCGCTAAGGTGCGGGACATGACCCAGACGACCTCTCTAACCGCGCAGTCCGAGGCCCTGTTTGCCCGCGCCCGCCGCGTGACGCCGGGCGGCGTGAACAGCCCGGTGCGGGCCTTTAAAAGCGTGGGCGGCACCCCGCGCTTTATCCGCGAGGCCCACGGCGCGTACCTGACCGACGCCGACGGCACGCGCTACATCGACTACATCGGCTCGTGGGGGCCCATGATCCTGGGCCATGACCACCCGGCGGTGCGCGAGGCGGTCTCGGACGCGCTGCAGTTGGGCACCAGCTTTGGCGCCCCCGGCGAGCGCGAGGTCGAGCTGGCCGAACTGGTCACGCGCCTGACCGGCGCAGGCAAGGTGCGCTTTACCAGCAGCGGCACCGAGGCCACCATGAGCGCGTTGCGGCTGGCCCGCGGCTTTACCGGCAGAAAGCTGATTGTTAAATTCCGGGGCAATTACCACGGCCACGCCGACGGCCTGCTGGTCGAGGCGGGCAGCGGCCTGATGACCAATCTGGACGGTGCGCTGGGCACGTCGGCCCCCAGCAGCGCGGGCGTGCCGGAGGAGTACGCCGCCCTGACGCTGGTCAGTGAGTACAACGACCCGGCGGCGCTGGACACCCTGATGGCCGAGCGCGGCGCTGAGGTGGCCGCCGTGATCTTCGAGCCGGTGGTGGGCAACGCCGGGGTGCTGGTGCCCACGCCCGAGTTCCTGGCCGCCCTGCACCGCGTTCAGGACGCTGGCGCCCTGCTGGTCGCCGACGAGGTGATGACCGGTTTCCGCCTGTCCATCAACGGCGCGACGGGCCTGCTGGGATTAAGGCCGGACCTGACCTGCTGGGGCAAGATCATCGGCGGGGGGCTGCCGGTGGGCGCCTACGGCGGGCGGGCTGACGTGATGGACTTCGTCTCGCCGCAGGGGCCGGTGTACCAGGCGGGAACCCTCAGCGGCAACCCGCTGGCGATGGCCGCAGGACTGGCGACGCTGCGGACGCTGGAGGCCGATCCAGGCATCTACGCACGGCTGGACGCCTACACCTCGCGGCTGGCCGACGGCCTGAAGGCGCTGGCGCAGGAAGCCGGCGTGCCCGTCAGCGTCAACCAGATCGGCTCGATGCTCACGCCGTTTTTTCAGGACGCCCCGCACGGCTCGCTTCGCAGCTACGCGGACGCCGCCCGCAGCGACACGCGGGCCTTCGGCACGTGGTTCCAGGGGCTGCTGGCGCGGGGCGTGTACTGGGCGCCCTCGCAGTTCGAGAGTATTTTTGTCAGTGCCTCACATACAGATACCGAGCTGGCTGCCACACTGGAAGCAGTCCGCGCCGCCTTCACCGATCTGAACGCCAGCACTCTCGCTGCCCCCGAAGGAGTTTCGACTTGACCCTCGTGCAATCCAAGCCGGACGTGATTCGCGTCCTGACCGAAAACAAGGTGATCGCCGTGGTGGGCTTCCACCACGACAGCGCCAAGCCCGCCTTTTACGTGCCCGAGTACATGTACCGGCAGGGCTACACCATCATCCCGGTCAATCCGGCGCTGGCCGCACGCGGCGAGAGCTATTTCGGCCACAAGGCAGTGGCGACCCTGGCCGAGATCACCGTTCCGGTGGACATTGTGGACATCTTCCGCCGCAGTGACCGGGTGCCGGACCACCTGAGCGACATTCTGGCCATGAACCCGCTGCCGAAGGTGGTGTGGTTGCAACTGGGCATCCGCAATGACGACGTGGCCCGGCAGCTCAGCGCACGCGGCATCGACGTGGTGCAGGACCGCTGCCTGCTGGCCGATCACCGGGCGCTGCTGTAGGTCCACCGCCGGTCACCGGCAATCCCTACCGTCACCCTCAGCCGCGCATCAGGAAGTGCTCGATGATCGCGTGGTGGTCCTCAAAGAACAGCTCAGGGCGGGCCATCGCCTCGCCCAGCGGCATCCACAGCGCCTCGGCGGCGTCGCTGCCGCCCTGCAAAAGCGGCAGCTGGCCGATGCCCAGGTCAAAACGGAAGGCGTGGGTCACGGTGCGCCCGCGCAGGCTGCGTTCGGGGTAGTCGAACACGGCGCTGCCGCGCAGGGCGGCGCGCAGATCGACGCCCACGCCCAGGCCGGTTTCTGCGTGGGTCTCGCGCACGGCGCACTCCAGAACCGTCTCTGTCTGCTGCACGAAGCCGCCGGGCATGGCGAGGCGGCCCCGGCCCGGCATTCCCCCGCGCCGCACCAGCAGCACGTGCCCGCTGCGCGTCACCACCGCGTCGGCGGTCACGAACACCGGGGCAAAGGGCGCGTCGGCCCAGGCCGCACGGTACTCGCGCAGGTGGTCGTACTCGGCGCGCAGTTCCGCGTATTCCGGCGTGGCGTGAAAGCGCTCTAAAAAGGCGTGGACGGCGGGCGGCACCATGCCGCTCACCTCGTCCAGGCGGCCCTCAAAGTATGCCCGGCGCACGTCGGTGGCGCTCAGCGGGCTGACCACGTGCGAGGGAATGAACTCCCAGGCCGGAAACGAGCGCAGGTAATAGCTGCTCTCGTCCTTGACATGACCGATCAGCGCCACGTCGGTGCTGCCGTGCGTAAACTGCTGCACTCCGCGCTGCACCTCCGAGAGCCACAACGCCTCGTTGTAGTAGTAGTCGCGGACATGCACGAACAGCAGCCGGGGGCGGGCAATCCCGACCTCCAGCAGCATGGCCGTGATGACCTCCTGGCGCTCATCGGCGGTAAAGGGGTTCTTGGGATTGCGCGCCGCCCGGGCCGAGCCGATCACCACGATCAGCTTCTGCACGCTCTCCAGGGCTTCCAGCATCACCAGCAGGTGCGCGGCATGCGGCGGCTCGAAGCGCCCGATGTACACCCCGAAGGTGCGCCTGCGCCGTGTGGGGGAGGGCGGCGCCGGAGCGGTGGGTGGAAATTCGCTGGAGGATGACATCCGGCTCATCTTCGGGAACCGGAAGGTGAAGAAGATGTGGCCGCTGGCCGTCCCGCAAATCTCGCATCTGCCTGTGCGGAACGACGTATTGTAACGCTATGAACAAAAAAATGATGCTGTCCGGTGTCCTGCTGCTGTCACTTTCTGGCCTCTCGGGCGTGGCCCTCGCGGGCGGGGCGGGCGCACCCGTCACCGCCACCAGCGCCCAGGTGCAGCCGGCCACGCCCGCCGCCATTGCTGCCGCGCTGCGCGAGGCCGGCTACAAGGTCACCATCAACCCTATAGACCCCGACAGTGACCCCAGCCTGAGCGTGGACACCGGCGGCCATAAGGTCGACGTGTGGCTCAGCGGCTGCCAGAAAAATGTCTGCTCGCGGGTCACGGCCAGCTCATACTGGGATTACAGCGAGGACGAGGCCAGCCTGGACACCGAGCTGACCAACGACTGGAACGGCAACTACTACACCCAGGCCTACATCTACGAGGGCGCGTACTATCTCGACAGCACCATGCCGATTCGCGGCGGCTACACCAAGGCTGCGCTGAAGGCCTGGATGGTCGACTACCTGGAAGACGTGGCGGCGTTCGAGGAAGAGCTGCCCTGAACTAAGGCCTGATACGGATTCCATCTGTTTCGTTAACAAACCGGGAGGGCGCCGGTTTGCCAACTCCACTCCCGGAACCCGTTCTACTCGTTCTCGCTTCGCTCGGATTTTCATCGTTTTGCAAACGATTCAATCGGAGCCCGTATGAAACGAGGGCCGACCCAGGGCGCCGGAAGCATGTCCCCGGCGGCCTGTTCAGCTGTGTTGGAAGCGCCCGATGTGTCAACTGTCCAGTGTCTTAAGCGCTGAGGCCCTTGCCACCGTGCAGGGTGCGTTCCATCGCGTCGGTGACCTCGGCCTCGAAGCGGCGCAGATGCTCGCGCAGGCGGTCCAGTTCGGTAACGCCCAGGTCGGGTAGCCACAGCACGCTGCGCCCCAGCACGGCGAAGGCCAGCGGCGCGTCCTCGCCCGGTTCCTCATCCTCGTCAGCTTCCACCGGGTCCAGATTCAGGATGCCGTAGTCCAGGCCCTGATTCAGCAGGTTGATGCCCATCAGGATCTCGGGCAGGCTGTCTTCTTCCACGTACAGGTCCAGGTCCAGGTGCAGACGCACAATCACGCCGCCCTGGTGGTCCGCATCGGCAAACAGGGCCACCCTGGAGTCGCCGTGCTGGATCAGTGCGCCGTCATCCACCGACTCGACGGTCAAACCGCTGGCCTGCAGCGCAGACACGATCCGCTGCAATTCGGACTGAGGGGCCGTCATGCCGGGAAGTATAGAGCGTGTCTGCGGGCGCAACCGGAAGAATGTGCTCTTTGGAGGCTCAGCGCCCGGCAGTCAGACGTCCTGACGGTTTAGCCTTGCCCCCCCAGGTCACGCATGGTAGATCCACACCCCGTCCTGCTCCTCCCAGGTGCGGTACAGCTGGCCCAGCAGGCGCAGGTGTTCGGCGTGGGCCAGCGTCTCGGCCAGGGCAAAGCGGCGTCCGCTGACGTTCAGCTCGCGGTTGAACATCGCCAGCGACAGGTCATAGGCGCTGCGCGGCTGCCGGCCCGCCTCGGCCTTGATGAAATCCAGGCGCTCGTGGTGGTGGCCCCTCAGTTCGCGGGCGCGGGCCTGCACCCCGGTCATCACCGGGCCGTGGTGGCCCACGACGGCCTGCGCGGGATTCAGGGCCTCCAGCTTGCCCAGCGTCTGCAGGTAATCGCCCAGCGGATCGGGACGGGTGTAGGCGTACAGGCCAACGTTGGGGCTGATGCGCGGCAGGATGGCATCCCCGGCGATCAGCAGGCTGTCCCCGGCATTCCACAGGCCCAGGTGGCCGTCGGCGTGGCCGGGCAGCCACAGCACCTCCCAGTCGCGCCCGGCCAGCGTCACGGTCTGGCCCTCGCGCAGCGGCATGACGTGCTGGGCCGGCTGCACCCGGTCGCGGCCCCGGCGGTTGTCCGCGCCCATGCCCTCCAGCGACTCCTGCGGCAGCCCGTGATCGCGCATGTGTTTGAGGTGGCCGGGCAGCCATTCCTCCCACAGGTGCCAGTAGCGTTCGCCGCGCCCGATCTCCACGTCCAGCATCTGAATCTGCGCGCCGCTGCGTTCCTCCACCACCCCGGCCAGCCCGTAGTGGTCCGGGTGGTGGTGGGTGATGATGGCCCGCTCAATATCCTTCCAGTCCAGCCCCAGTTCATGCAGGCCCGCCGAGATGGCCGCCTGCGCCTCGGGGGTGTCCAGCGCGGTGTCGATCATGGTCACCGGACCGTCGTCGGGCCTGTCGATCAGCACGGTCACGGTCTTCATGGGGTAGGGAATCGGCACCTGCAGGGCGTGCAGTGATCCCACGATAGGCGTCAGCACGGCGCTGGAGTCGGGGGAAGGGGGGGCGGTCATGCCCGGCAGGCTAGCACCCCTGTCCCGCGCCGCGAATGGCGGGCGCGGCCGGACGCTACGCTGGGAAGAATGAGACTAGGCCAGTTCGTGACCGAGGGCGGGCGAAACCCGCAGGTGCGCGTGTGGGGCGAGACCGATGTCGTGGTGGTGAGCGCGCCGCTGCCGGGGGTCTTGCGGGTCAGGCTGGCCCCGCAGGCGCGGGCAAGCGGCCTGGGCTTTCCGCGCCTGCCCGAGAAACGCAGCTTTGCCGTGTGCCCGGACCTGCCCGAGGCCGGCCCCCTGAACGTGCAGGAGGACGGCGAGACCCTGCGCGTGCGTGGCGGCGGCCTGACCCTGCACCTGAACC of Deinococcus aerolatus contains these proteins:
- a CDS encoding phosphotransferase family protein, encoding MASPCILLTPEALGAMLGFPVRQVSEVQTFEGHADRIVRLRLGGALPPGRPETLIAKVYGPEWYAAGLPELRFYRELLPATPGLPVPALLGACDDAAARRCVLLLEDLSGAYQPVSFPPAAAVLEQVVDALADFHAAWWNAPALQAPAWGHPDLDVTRMPQVLDAAALAVHAQAARQATASFLKRPGLTGRERRLLERVAARWPAAFRTRVELGQHTLIHGDLHLMGNVFHAADGLEVRLIDWATIKRGLGPHDLMFMLIPADAPDRLQRDTALVGRYHAGLQRAGISTYSLAQCLLDYRLSLMTNLLQATLQGSLRWFRRTAALVEVWHSAALLED
- the hemL gene encoding glutamate-1-semialdehyde 2,1-aminomutase — encoded protein: MTQTTSLTAQSEALFARARRVTPGGVNSPVRAFKSVGGTPRFIREAHGAYLTDADGTRYIDYIGSWGPMILGHDHPAVREAVSDALQLGTSFGAPGEREVELAELVTRLTGAGKVRFTSSGTEATMSALRLARGFTGRKLIVKFRGNYHGHADGLLVEAGSGLMTNLDGALGTSAPSSAGVPEEYAALTLVSEYNDPAALDTLMAERGAEVAAVIFEPVVGNAGVLVPTPEFLAALHRVQDAGALLVADEVMTGFRLSINGATGLLGLRPDLTCWGKIIGGGLPVGAYGGRADVMDFVSPQGPVYQAGTLSGNPLAMAAGLATLRTLEADPGIYARLDAYTSRLADGLKALAQEAGVPVSVNQIGSMLTPFFQDAPHGSLRSYADAARSDTRAFGTWFQGLLARGVYWAPSQFESIFVSASHTDTELAATLEAVRAAFTDLNASTLAAPEGVST
- a CDS encoding CoA-binding protein, whose product is MTLVQSKPDVIRVLTENKVIAVVGFHHDSAKPAFYVPEYMYRQGYTIIPVNPALAARGESYFGHKAVATLAEITVPVDIVDIFRRSDRVPDHLSDILAMNPLPKVVWLQLGIRNDDVARQLSARGIDVVQDRCLLADHRALL
- a CDS encoding bifunctional nicotinamide-nucleotide adenylyltransferase/Nudix hydroxylase, translated to MSSSSEFPPTAPAPPSPTRRRRTFGVYIGRFEPPHAAHLLVMLEALESVQKLIVVIGSARAARNPKNPFTADERQEVITAMLLEVGIARPRLLFVHVRDYYYNEALWLSEVQRGVQQFTHGSTDVALIGHVKDESSYYLRSFPAWEFIPSHVVSPLSATDVRRAYFEGRLDEVSGMVPPAVHAFLERFHATPEYAELRAEYDHLREYRAAWADAPFAPVFVTADAVVTRSGHVLLVRRGGMPGRGRLAMPGGFVQQTETVLECAVRETHAETGLGVGVDLRAALRGSAVFDYPERSLRGRTVTHAFRFDLGIGQLPLLQGGSDAAEALWMPLGEAMARPELFFEDHHAIIEHFLMRG
- a CDS encoding YbjN domain-containing protein, with the protein product MNKKMMLSGVLLLSLSGLSGVALAGGAGAPVTATSAQVQPATPAAIAAALREAGYKVTINPIDPDSDPSLSVDTGGHKVDVWLSGCQKNVCSRVTASSYWDYSEDEASLDTELTNDWNGNYYTQAYIYEGAYYLDSTMPIRGGYTKAALKAWMVDYLEDVAAFEEELP
- a CDS encoding MBL fold metallo-hydrolase: MTAPPSPDSSAVLTPIVGSLHALQVPIPYPMKTVTVLIDRPDDGPVTMIDTALDTPEAQAAISAGLHELGLDWKDIERAIITHHHPDHYGLAGVVEERSGAQIQMLDVEIGRGERYWHLWEEWLPGHLKHMRDHGLPQESLEGMGADNRRGRDRVQPAQHVMPLREGQTVTLAGRDWEVLWLPGHADGHLGLWNAGDSLLIAGDAILPRISPNVGLYAYTRPDPLGDYLQTLGKLEALNPAQAVVGHHGPVMTGVQARARELRGHHHERLDFIKAEAGRQPRSAYDLSLAMFNRELNVSGRRFALAETLAHAEHLRLLGQLYRTWEEQDGVWIYHA